The DNA segment CCTTGATTAGCATCTTCCTTATGCAACAAAATCGATTTTACATTTGCCTCGATAATTTCTTCAACATTATCTTTGTCGATAAGTGTATCTCTATCAAGGATGATTTCGTTTCTTTCGATAGAAACTACTTCACCTGTATCTTCGTCTACGAAGTCTTCATGCCAAGAATTTAGAACTCTAGCTGCTAGACGACGGCCAATGTATTTCTTTAATCCTGTTTTCGAAACTTTAATTTCTTCGGCAAGGTCAAAAATTTCAAGGATATCCTTGTCTCTTTCGAAACCAATTGCACGGAATAAAGTAGTAACAGGTAATTTTTTCTTTCTATCAATATAAGCGTACATTACGCTATTAATATCGGTAGCAAATTCTATCCAAGATCCTTTAAAAGGAATAACTCTCGCAGAATATAGTTTGGTTCCATTTGCGTGAAATGACTGACCAAAGAAAACTCCAGGAGATCTATGTAACTGGGAAACAACCACACGTTCTGCACCATTGATTACAAAGGTACCGCTCGGGGTCATATACGGAATAGTTCCTAGATAAACATCTTGTACAATTGTTTCAAAATCTTCGTGCTCTGGATCTGTACAATATAGTTTTAGACGTGCTTTTAATGGCACACTATAGGTAAGACCTCTCTCAATACATTCTTGAATGCTGTAACGGGGTGGATCTACAAAATAATCCAAAAATTCTAATACAAAGTTATTACGTGTATCAGTAATTGGAAAATTTTCCATGAAGGTATTGTATAATCCTTCGTCGCCTCTTTCATCAGATTTGGTTTCCAATTGGAAAAAATCTTTAAATGACTTAACCTGTACGTCCAGAAAATCGGGATAGGCAGGAATATTTTTAGTCGAGGCAAAATTCAATCTTTCAGTCTGATTTGTTATCATCAATGGAGAAAATTTTGATTAAAAAAAAGTAGTTTTTGTGTAAACACTTATATTTTGATACTTTCTTTTATAATCAATACCTCTTAGAAACAAACCGAGTATCATTTGGTAAATTCCTTTCTTCGTATTGATTTAAGAATTTTCGCTATAAAATCATTGAAGAAATCTCCAAGTTTTATTATACGAAAAATGGTTTAGGCCTTTGAACATCACTGTTCAAAGCCTAAACCTAGATTTTCTTAAGTATGTAGCTTATTTAAGCTCAACTACAGCTCCAGCATCTTCTAAAGATTTTTTAAGACCTTCAGCCTCATCTTTAGTGATTCCTTCTTTAATGTTAGAAGGAGCGCTATCAACTAGATCTTTAGCTTCTTTCAAACCTAAACCAGTTAATTCTTTAACCGCTTTTACAACTGCAAGTTTAGAAGCACCAGCTTCTTTCAATACAACTGTAAATTCTGTTTGCTCTTCAGCAGCAGCAGCATCACCACCACCTGACATTACTACAGCAGCAGCAGCAGGCTCAATACCGTACTCGTCTTTTAATATTGTTGCAAGATCGTTAACTTCTTTTACCGTAAGGTTAACTAATTGTTCTGCGAATTGTTTCAAATCTGCCATTTTTTCTATCGTTTTAAAATGAATTTGTAAAATATAATTTATTAATTGTGCGCGTAATACGTTCTTAGTTTAGAAAACTAAGCCTCAACCTCTTCGTCTTTGAATTGGTTAAGAAGAGCTGAAATAACTCTTTGAGCAGGTGATTGAAGCAATCCAATGATTTCTCCGATAACCTCTTCTTTAGATTTAAGTGATGCTAATGAATCTAATAATTCATCACCAATATAAATTTCAGAATTTATGAAAGCTCCTTTTAAAACCGGTAATTTCGATTTTTTACGGAAATCTTTAATAATTTTTGCTGGACCGTTTGCTACCTCAGAAAGAAATATTGAAGTGTTTCCTTTTAATGTTTCTGGCAAAGCGCCATAGTCATTAGAAGATGCTTCCATTGCTTTTGCAAGCAATGTATTCTTTACTACTTCTAATTGGATTCCTGCTTTGTAGCAAGCTCTTCTTAGATTTGAAGTTGTCTCTGCATTAAGTCCTGAGATATCTGCTAAGTAAACAATTTTAGAACTCTCTAACTGTGCAGTTAAATCTTCAATCGCGATTGATTTTTCTTCTCTAGTCATACTAAAAGTTTTTTAACTACCAATTAGACTGCCTTAGGATCCAAAGCAATTGCTGGACTCATAGTGCTTGAAAGGTGCATACTTTTGATGTAAGTTCCTTTAGCCGCAGTTGGTTTAAGTTTGATTAATGTTTGAATAATTTCCTGAGCATTTTCGTTGATTTGTTCAGCAGTGAAAGATACTCTTCCAATTCCAGCATGAACAATTCCAGTTTTGTCAACTTTAAAGTCGATTTTACCTGCTTTAACTTCTTGAACAGCTTTTGCTACATCCATAGTAACAGTACCTGTTTTAGGGTTAGGCATAAGACCTCTAGGTCCTAAGATTCTTCCTAATGGTCCAAGTTTACCCATTACAGCTGGCATTGTGATAATTACATCAACATCTGTCCAACCATCTTTAATTTTTTGTAGGTACTCATCAAGTCCAACATAGTCAGCACCAGCTGCAGTAGCTTCTGCTTCTTTGTCTGGCGTAACTAATGCAAGAACTCTTACATCTTTACCAGTACCATGAGGAAGTGTTACAACACCTCTAACCATTTGATTCGCTTTTCTTGGATCTACACCCAATCTTACCGAAATATCTACAGATTCATCAAATTTTGCCGAAGCAACCTCTTTAACTAATGCTGATGCATCTTTTAAAGAATACTGCTTGCTTCTATCAATTTTAGAAGCTGCCTCTTTTTGTTTTTTTGTCAATTTTGCCATGTCTTGTTTCTAATTAAAAAGGAGAATCTCCCGTTACAGTTATACCCATAGACCTAGCAGTACCTGCGATCATGCTCATTGCTTTCTCTACGGTAAATGCATTTAAATCCACCATTTTATCGTCAGCAATTGTGCGGATTTGATCCCATGACACATTGGCAACTTTTTTACGATTAGGTTCACCGGAACCGGACTTTAGCTTAGCAGCTTCCATTAACTGGACAGCAGCTGGTGGTGTTTTTACAACAAAATCAAATGATTTGTCTTTGTACACAGTAATTTGCACTGGGCAAATTTTGCCGGCTTTATCTTGTGTTCTTGCATTAAATTGCTTGCAAAACTCCATGATATTAACACCAGCAGCACCTAAAGCAGGTCCAACCGGTGGCGATGGATTCGCGGCACCTCCCTTAACTTGTAGTTTAACTACTTTACTAATCTCTTTAGCCATTTTTTAAAAATTTTTCACACCTATT comes from the Flavobacterium ardleyense genome and includes:
- the rplL gene encoding 50S ribosomal protein L7/L12, translated to MADLKQFAEQLVNLTVKEVNDLATILKDEYGIEPAAAAVVMSGGGDAAAAEEQTEFTVVLKEAGASKLAVVKAVKELTGLGLKEAKDLVDSAPSNIKEGITKDEAEGLKKSLEDAGAVVELK
- the rplJ gene encoding 50S ribosomal protein L10; translated protein: MTREEKSIAIEDLTAQLESSKIVYLADISGLNAETTSNLRRACYKAGIQLEVVKNTLLAKAMEASSNDYGALPETLKGNTSIFLSEVANGPAKIIKDFRKKSKLPVLKGAFINSEIYIGDELLDSLASLKSKEEVIGEIIGLLQSPAQRVISALLNQFKDEEVEA
- the rplA gene encoding 50S ribosomal protein L1, which translates into the protein MAKLTKKQKEAASKIDRSKQYSLKDASALVKEVASAKFDESVDISVRLGVDPRKANQMVRGVVTLPHGTGKDVRVLALVTPDKEAEATAAGADYVGLDEYLQKIKDGWTDVDVIITMPAVMGKLGPLGRILGPRGLMPNPKTGTVTMDVAKAVQEVKAGKIDFKVDKTGIVHAGIGRVSFTAEQINENAQEIIQTLIKLKPTAAKGTYIKSMHLSSTMSPAIALDPKAV
- the rplK gene encoding 50S ribosomal protein L11, whose translation is MAKEISKVVKLQVKGGAANPSPPVGPALGAAGVNIMEFCKQFNARTQDKAGKICPVQITVYKDKSFDFVVKTPPAAVQLMEAAKLKSGSGEPNRKKVANVSWDQIRTIADDKMVDLNAFTVEKAMSMIAGTARSMGITVTGDSPF